Within Crassostrea angulata isolate pt1a10 chromosome 2, ASM2561291v2, whole genome shotgun sequence, the genomic segment TGAATCgacaaataaaaaagaatccATATTATTACAGTTAAGGAGCAATTAGATATATaacattgtgattttattccTAAAGAAATAGCTCTGGTCGTAGTCGAAAATTCTAAGGTTAATTGCTAATTAATCGTATTACTttggaatattgtttttatataccGATTACTGCAAACAGTGTATGTCCGTCATAAATATTCAGAGTTACTTTATATTAACTGTCCTTGTTACCTCAGCCTTGTTGTTGAATTATAGAAAGGCTTATTCAAGGCTTATCTATTACAAATGATTGCATTGATGCTTAGCGCACCCACATGttaatatgaaatatgttaCTATTTTATTGTTaaccatttcttttaaattatcattattttgatgaataaACACTATCCCACCCTTTGTGATTAAATTGCAACCTGCGCTTTAATCGACGACAACATATTTAAGTATCAAGTACAAATTTAAACTATAATCAAATGATTGATTTGGATTGCAAGctgtcatttttatttacaagatgTGCAAATATGCGTTTGTGTTCAAATTCTTTTGACGGGAAACAATGAGATACTCCCTGAAAATTGAGTATAAAAGATGTGTATATCCGTGTTTGTTCAGACACAGTTTGTCAGCTGATTAAAATATAGCTATAAGAAGCAACTGTTCAACATGgtttcaaacatttttgttgGTTTCATATTAGGTGAGTACTGAAAATTTATGTTAAAGTAATAATGTTAAGAGAAATATTTTATAGTACTAAATGTATGTCTTTGTTTCATTTGTATCCTATATTTTTTGAAAGGCGGTTGAATAGTAATTTAAGTCCGGAAGTTTCAATTTCAGGAAACACTGAATATGTTGAATGCAGGATTCATTCTTTTCCAATGGTTATAGCTCTATTTAAGGTGGGTCGCAGGTTTACCCCATAACAAATCTTACAACAAACGTGCCCTGAAAATTTGTTAAATCGTTATTTAGGATAAACAgatcattatataaatttttgatCAAATTTGCCTACGTTTTTTTATGCAATGCCGCTCTAAACTTTGTTTGTGGTGCTGTTTTGACGCTCTTCTAAGGAAATATATAGGAAAGATGAGcatatttctctttatattAGAAATCGAGTTGTTTTGCGAAATTGCAAATATCCTCTTAAACTTATCAACTGTTTCTATGTGTACAGAAAACGTGATTTACAAATTATGTATGTAAAAAATCATATGTGTTCTGGCTAGATTTTATGTTTCTGATTATTCTACCAAACATTATAGTAGCATGAGTTCGACGTCAACAATGTTAAACTGTTCCTATTACTCAGTGATAGCAATCATTTAAACACTATATTCAGGACTTCTAAAGCTAAAATTTTACCCATTTAATGTGCAAAGGACGATGCAgtttctttttacaaaaatattttccacAGAACAAGAGAAAAGAGACAACTTTTTACTTACACGCACATATACCCATGTTCGAAAACATACCTTTGTAACAGTTCAAGTGACAATTTTCCTAGTGATTAGACCACCTACCGTCATAAAAttgcatatataaatatattaagactttttaagaatatgaaagagattaaatatatttttatcattatttcaaagtttttaattgGGGCGCAGCCTCTCGTGTACCTTTGGTtttatgtacattaatacatcaATTCAgttgatattgaaaaatattaacaagAAAAGTTAACTTTTACACTTTGATTCGAAATCAGATGATACATTACATAATCTTCTAAATATCTTAAATCACGAAGAGAACGAAGgcatcaaatttgttaagtgCAAGATTATCCAGTTCCCCTTTTCCATATTAATTTGCTCAGTCGGAATATAAGTTAAACATAATGTATATTATAATCTTGAATCTAGAAAACGGATGATATTTGTAAGCTGTGGGCATTTCTTTTGCTTATCAAGACCTTCACAACTTAGAAAATATAAATCCCCACCTGTACTCTTCCCTTTTTTGGGATaaaatagttacatgtaataatataatagtatatcattgatatatcatatcattttatattaatttataactTTTGGCTTGAGAGTGTAATGGGGAAACTTGAGATGTATCCGTTATGATGCCATAAACTAATGTGCACAAAAGGGCCATGCAAGTTGTATAAATTTCGTACAGAATTTGATGACGAAAGCAAACCCGCCGCCCATCTTAAGTGGGAACAATAAAACCTCTAAAAACGTTGCAATAGAAAACTCCATTTATTTAATGAAAggactgatagtactgaaaagcgttaacccagcttctgtttgtaaaagatatatgtatataacattttagttTCTGTATACGcaatatatttcctcatcactgcgtggcagcccctgcaatgatgtatgtaagccatGAACATCAAATTCACAGTAGCCCGTACTAGCCCGTGCAgctcctgaaactggttccctaaccagtttaaatgatgtaaacttctgctcataggggacggttattccttgcaccggaagtagaagtctaacgacaataaagcgctgagctatgcttagcgctttaaaaagacTACATCTCAGATGAATTACTGATTTGgttacaattaaatattttcttaaatcaaatattataattaattaatctAATTAATCTAATTAATCTAATCTAATCTAATTATTctcttaattaaataaatttttaaattaataagttaccttaaaaattatattgttgtctgaaacaaaataaaagaaaacatcaaTACTTATAATATTATCGTTATCTCCCTTTGAACTCAATTTGTTGAGTTAAAATGCATCAAATTTGTGAAAGAAAGCATAGTGTTtaaactatattaaaaaaaaagatgttgtCATTTCTGCTTTAACAGAGGTCAATACTCACAAGCGTCATTTATCGTTGAATAAACCCTTTAAGTTGGTATTTAGGGTGTTTACTATTTCCaacctttcattaaaaaaaacatggccGTCAAATCTTAACAAAAAAGTTTGCTTGTTCTGCATCAAGGGGGTATCTTTTAGTCGTTTCGTCTAGCTTTTAAATTTCAGTAACTTCTCCGAGACTCAAACCAAAGCAAAACAGAATCAGATTGGGTGTAAATATAGAAAAGACATATTATCAAAGATGAAATAACCTAAAAATAACACATCCTTTTAATTTGATTTGCCGTTCTAAATTCATAAGAGTATTATAATTGAAGTGTTGGGAACGCAGATCATTGGAAGCATCGGCGATGATCATGCCATTGCAACATCTGCTTGCATTGGTCTATCATCAACTAGAAGATACACCGCCGCCATTCCCCGCGACTGTCATGGTGGGAAGTCGTGTAAAGATATCTGTTCATCTGTAAAAACTATGGATGAAACTAATGGCGGTTACGGAGCGTAAGTAAATAATACTGCagttatctctctctctctctctctctctctatatatatatatatacatatatatactaatAATTGATTTGTATAACAATAATATTGTACTTATCTCTCTTTTTTTATTGGTAGCCCTCAATGCTTCAATGCTCTTCACATATATCCTGGTAATCGCGGCCCAAAAAACACTGCAAACACTAAATGGATCAACACATGGATCTATGGAGGCAATGATGGGTGTAATAAAACACACTGCGGACCCAACTTCTGCTGTTGTTTATTGtagttaaatgaataataaacagTAAATCTGTCAAGTTGGTCTTATTTCAGTTAAACATTTTCAGTACATCACTTTAAGAATTATAGCAGAAAGACAAATACAATGCTAGGCGTTAATCATCATATACAGTATAGACATTTTCCAGTACGGAGTAGTATTGTCGGTTTATTAAACTGGACAAGTAAAACATGAAAACAACACAGGAACTATTGCTCAAAGCCAAGCATTAGTTAAAGTATATCAGACCCTGTACATTGAGTTATTACAAACAGTCCCATTAAATTCCCTGAAGCGGTAGGGAAGGTCAGACGGGATAGAATTTTTATGCCTCAATCGAGTGCTCAGAAAGGTATTGAATATGACGGTTTGTCAACTAAATTAATTACTGCattaaaatgtatcaaatttCGTGCCTTTTATAGAATTTGAATGTATGGAATGAGTGGTTCCAGGGTATTTACATAGAGGGAAGAATAGCATTCCGGTTTGAAGTCCAGCTGGTAGGGGACGACTTTGAAAACTTGTAATGCTTTTTGACGCCTTACCGGAATGTTATCCTTCCATCATTGGTGCGGAAGGCTAAAAAGGCCTTCTAAGTGTAATCTACCAAACCAATTGAGAGGACGGAATAATAAATCCGGAATAAGAAGGGTTTCAATCGAGCGCGCCCCTTAAACGATCCTTTAATGCTTTAAACATTTTCAGAAATATagaatattaatttgttattaagaaaatcaataattttgtatttagaaaaaaaaacagtcatATCGGATTCCTAATACGCTTTACACAAGATTGAGATGCGTAGTAAATGGATAGGCGTTCAGTGACTGGCTTGAATAATAGTGATTTTGATTATATACTTTAAACAAAGCTGATTAGTCCGATTATGAAGCATATTTTTGGCAATAAAACACCGATTTcgtattataaatgtatttataaatgaatattctAATTGTTTCTTTGATTATAAGAACATTGTTCTtaagaatcaaaacaaaactctCCGAAATTAAGTCTGAATATTTAACAGACAAGATCACCTGACTTTCGATTTCACGACAAGACATGGGAACTGGGGTTAGTAACATTTGTATTATGGATGATTATCAAACTATTGGgtatttatttcaagagatatatGTTAATATTAATAACGGAAGTAAGCATTCTTCTTATTAAATGATAGATCACATTGCATTTAAACCTATTAAAAACGGTTTATTTAGAAGTGATGTCGTAttgtgaaaaatgaaaaagaaggTAAATAAGACAATATGACGAATACGGTAGTTAAAGATAAGACGTTATTTCTGTAATATTTTAATCATCATCGTCAACTGCTGGGGATTTTTATGATAGAGGGAGACCTAGATCTGTCATCAGAAGATCTAGATCTACAAGTGGACTCGGACGCGGACGGGGTAGACAGACACGAAGAGAGGTCAGATTTCACTGCCCTAAACAGACACAAAACAGAGAACAGGTCGCAAAggcaaatttatatataaatagaagttatataaaaaaaaaacctaagtTTCACGTGTACATGGGAGAATTgaactttaaaatgtttaatattgttttattcaGAGACATATTCAAAACATGACATTTGACCtgtgtcaaaatattttaattcaaatagcCAACAGATCTGCCAATTTTATGTTGGACATTTTGGAGCAATCATACCCCTGCCTGATACATCACAGCCACCTCAACCTGAATTTCCCTCTCGGTGCACTTGCACCAGGTGCAGTAATTAGCCAAATGAGGTGGAAAAAGTTATAAGAGAACTTAAGCAGGCTTAATCAAAATATCACACTGATGTGCATTAAATTGCAAAACCTAACGGATAATCAATGGAAGCATTTCCTTTGAAACAATTCAtcataaaacaagaggcccaagggccacatcgctcatccTAGCACAATTGGTTATAACTTTTAACAGCTAGCAGCAGCGTTTTGTGTTAAGAACAGGCTACCTAGTCGAATACAATCAAGGAATATAAGTGCACGTTGTCAATCTCTTTATTTCAGCTAAATACAAGTCCTCAACATTTTCTAAGAAAGTAGTTCTCGCTTATTCGTTTTAGtttaattcagtttaattattttatttgtgcaCCTAACAAACGAAACATCAAACTGGAGAAAATACAACTAACGACGTAAATCATTCTCtagatataaagaaaatatatacaagtttGCTGTCATTTATTATGGGTTTTCTTGCACTTATAATCAATGACAGCAAAAAAGCCTTTTATCACAATTCGTCAcatggatataacgaattactgatataacgaagtaaattcGTTGCTCCCTTACCTAGCTGATTTTACTTTGTAAATATATGCGTCTCTCTgtatccattttttttcaaaggtacATACGCCGCTATGAACATTAAGTGTGTGACTTCATATTTAACAGATTTATGtcgttttgttaaaaattatttggaatatattttgcctgggatttttttattattttgtacgAACAACACGTACGTAGtttgttaagtcataccaaGAAACAATCagattttacttttgtttttaaaacttctgttttatgtttgtttatatTGGGTATGAACTGAGAATCATATGATATCGTTGTGCTTGGTATTGTTTTGTAATTCGACACTTTTCTTGCTCgctaaaaaaatataagtaatgtgCTTTTATTTATAgtaattaaacaattttattggGTTACTGTACAtagtttaaaagttttgttgcTGAGCATGCGTTATAATACAGAACATTTTATGTGTTGAAGgttaaaatactttgttgatatacatttgaaaatagaatattttttaatttggccggttaatgattgtttttgtatggtttatttaaataattatacatgtatctggttCGGTGGGTAATCCAGTTATGTTTTACTTTATCAAGTAATCAAAGAATTCTGCACCTTAGGTGGTAGGGGACAGTTTTTGTTATATGATTCCTTGTAGCCAAAGAATGCATGTCTtaggaactctgtaactagaatttcctcagctcccattcagcacaaatacttttaattcactctttataaggccaatcaccaatttctgaagaaaattactagtcaaaacctgtaaaattctctacatactggtttttatgagatttcgACCCTTTcattttttgctaattttttgctaatttttcagcTTCTTAGACCTCACCCAGCTAtttccctgcaaagggttgaccttccgtaccgcgtacatgttgcactatcacatgtcagaaacttactggtgtatagtttacaatgtcccatccacctacttttcgtgttattttacctcctgtctgtaacttgcaatttcactgtgtaaagtcaacacaacagtcatagccgcaggtttcgcatattacttctgattctcatgtacctaacatatgaaGCCTActtattgcatatcaatttcaacaagagacaccccttccaactaatgataatcattaaaaataatttcatgaattttagcaacactcataagccttcaagtacagcaactctcaattttacaaaaatattgacggatactttatccgaaactgtcacTTGCTACCTTAGGCATAGTGAATTTATATCCCAGTGTTATATGTATGAAAGAATCTCTCATGTAAGGTATCATATATGATAGAATGTTTGAAGactttaaacaaaaagttgttCATGTTATATGCAATGCatcaaaatgtatatatgttgtTGACTACTTTTGTTTACAAGTTTATCTAAAGCAAtcaattcatgtaaaatatcgTAAATTAATTATGGTTGTCTTCACATGACCTAAAGATTGAAACAGGGAGGTGTGATAATTTAACACGTGACTTTTGCAACTTAACTGAGATTGAagataaattcaattttttttactgatttgtCAATCTTTTCGtagtttaaaagaaaagtatattaaaaaatactactcCAGAAAACCAAGTATCTATAAAGTTAAACAGTTACTATCTACATTTACTTCAAATACCAAAGAACTGTGTAATTTATTAATCTtggaataaagaacttgaacttGCAAGATAATCAATTTAGAGTAAACATGCTGACTTAAGATATTACtatgaaaacaatttatgaaaataatgaaatcacCTACGAGTATACAGATttgtatgaataaaaaaataaaatcgatcACATTTAAACACAGAGAACGCTAAATTAAACAATGATTAAAGTATTCAAGGATTAAAAAACCGTACTTTTTAAAGGATTAAATGTTTCCGaattgttaaaaattgtttaagtaCATACTTAAGCAGTATTGTAAACTCTGGTTCAAGGAATATATGGCGACAAATAGACCATTTCTACATCTGTTTGCACGAACCAATCACCAGATAGAAAATACAGCGCAGTCATTTTCCGCGACCGTACCTGCGGAATGCGCAGAAATCTGTGCCGATATGAATGAATTTGACGACGTTTTAGGAACGTTAGTAAATAAAACTATTgtatttatgtatttcaaacaaaaCTATGGCAGGGTTTAATGTTCATAGAAatcatttttgatatatttaatacCTGTGTAAGAATGCTTATTTACTATTTTGATTATCTTCTGTTGTGTTTTTATTGGTAAATACACCTAACGCATCTCCAAACACACCGCCTTCCTCTCACATTAAAGACCCCCTCGCGCTGACACCCtgcttgaaaaaaatgtacaacttgTTTGTCGATTGTTGGATAATAAtgcatgaataaaaaataattgcttCACAACTGAACTTAAATtggacatgaattcataaaaacatttggtcgccatattattTTTGATCGCTCTTCAATTGCTACTGACATTTAAATATGTACACCTGTCTCGAACGTTATGGCTTTAATTTTGATCGCGGCATTCAGGTTACaaggacttctaaatgcatgaataaCACATTAAAGGGTTTATTACACATGGGTAGGcgaattttctgtttacatcacaggtgcttgaggacaagATCACccccaacccccaaccccccccccccccccaacccttCCACCCCATCCCAAGTATAAATACCCCGGCattttactctttttaaaaattaaattatccttttatgacatatttctaatctaaattattcattcattgcccaaattacctaaaacaaaaattttagaaaaaatagaCCCTCTCTATATATAatacaagcattctgagagtattgcataagcaatacacgtcccctaccggtttgtagaaatttgtgaaaataatgcaCTGTTAtatgaatatcatttcttacagtcttctgtaccccgaatcaacagaccaacacGATAACGAGTCcaattgtaataatacaaaaaaccctgccgattaaatttacaacacaatgcttgacgctattttacagaactaatgggtttgttagaaacaatacaAGGAgtggtccaagtaatgcacgatattattactgactacatacttttctcgtttattcaatacacaccaaacacgataacgaacccgaacataaaaaaaacggaatataaaaaataattttctcgaaaatatgtcaaccagacgctacgaaagtgtaaacttgatctgaagtttgacattttgaagctattcagcaaatttcatattattcctaaaacactaaaaagaaaaaaagtgtggaaaactgaagtgggacagacagacggacggaaggacagacggacggacggacccagaggaaagctatagtcccctccggtgaaaacagGTAGGGGACTAACAAGAAGGTTGCTAACTTCGTCTGCAAGCGGAAAGGCACTGCCAATGAATAtttgttacaaaaaaaatgataaaataaaatacttcaaGAATAATTAAGTATCTAAATAAAAGGCGGAAGTGTGTAACAAATACAGAAAACGTCCTGATAgtttagagttatcgaacattgctgAGGACCTGAGCAGTATAATGGTGAGATAATGGCatgcataaaacaaaataaaccatACAATCACGTATTCATAGGATTTATATTTTCCCTGCAATAACTACAAATACTCCATGCCTGCGGTTGAGAGAAACCCCAGAAAGGAAAGAAACCAGAAAAAATCGTA encodes:
- the LOC128173838 gene encoding uncharacterized protein LOC128173838; the encoded protein is MVSNIFVGFILVLGTQIIGSIGDDHAIATSACIGLSSTRRYTAAIPRDCHGGKSCKDICSSVKTMDETNGGYGAPQCFNALHIYPGNRGPKNTANTKWINTWIYGGNDGCNKTHCGPNFCCCLL